One part of the Desulfurobacterium pacificum genome encodes these proteins:
- the atpE gene encoding ATP synthase F0 subunit C — MKKASLKSILFTLFLLAVGALPALAGEGGESGKALILGLSAIGAGLAIGPAAGGAGAGQGQAVRGACEGMARNPQMAGKLTTTMFIGLAIIEALAIYGLVIALILLYANPLAG; from the coding sequence ATGAAGAAGGCTTCTTTGAAGAGCATTCTCTTCACACTTTTCCTTCTTGCAGTTGGAGCTTTACCAGCATTAGCTGGAGAAGGCGGTGAATCCGGAAAAGCACTCATTCTTGGTCTTTCCGCCATTGGTGCTGGTCTTGCTATTGGTCCTGCAGCAGGTGGTGCAGGTGCTGGACAGGGTCAAGCTGTAAGAGGTGCTTGTGAAGGAATGGCAAGAAACCCACAAATGGCTGGTAAGTTAACAACTACAATGTTTATCGGTCTGGCTATTATTGAAGCTCTTGCTATTTACGGTCTCGTTATCGCACTTATCCTTCTCTACGCTAACCCACTTGCTGGTTAA